Proteins from a single region of Candidatus Thermoplasmatota archaeon:
- a CDS encoding DHH family phosphoesterase, protein MDASPEARFAALAEDGRNLFLLHANADPDCVGSAVALQRAFGGELAAPAGVSAAGRRLLLKLDAALIAFPDPARFGRVVVVDTSTRVQLGALGERLKDFIVVDHHAYGDLAGDAALLVHAPRASCAEVVLALLEKTGRPIDATSAYGLLAGLVADTARFRFGDAASLAAAARLAALHGLSVPAVLETLDADEEDEDPRDVPRRHAKLVAAQRADVALVRGLVVARTRVSSFEAAAALGLVRLGADLALAAAERREGTRVSARASPALVARGAHLGRAANRAARALGAAALPGEGARFGGGGHEAAAGLNAPVPAEDAVAAFEREIFAEVFL, encoded by the coding sequence GTGGACGCTTCCCCGGAGGCCCGCTTCGCCGCGCTTGCCGAGGACGGCCGCAACCTCTTCCTCCTCCATGCGAACGCGGACCCCGACTGCGTGGGGAGTGCGGTCGCCCTCCAGCGCGCCTTCGGCGGCGAACTGGCGGCCCCCGCGGGCGTCTCCGCGGCCGGGCGACGCCTTCTCCTGAAGCTCGACGCGGCCCTGATCGCCTTCCCGGACCCCGCGCGCTTCGGGCGCGTCGTGGTCGTCGACACCTCGACGCGCGTCCAGCTCGGCGCCCTCGGGGAGCGATTGAAGGATTTCATCGTCGTGGACCACCACGCGTACGGCGACCTCGCGGGGGACGCGGCGCTCCTCGTGCACGCCCCGCGCGCCAGCTGCGCGGAGGTCGTCCTCGCGCTCCTCGAGAAGACGGGGCGTCCGATCGACGCGACGAGCGCGTACGGCCTTCTCGCGGGGCTCGTCGCCGACACCGCGCGGTTCCGCTTCGGGGACGCCGCAAGCCTCGCGGCCGCCGCGCGCCTCGCCGCCCTGCACGGCCTCTCGGTCCCCGCCGTTCTCGAGACCCTCGACGCGGACGAGGAGGACGAGGATCCGCGCGACGTCCCGCGCCGACACGCGAAGCTCGTAGCCGCGCAGCGCGCGGACGTCGCCCTCGTGCGCGGCCTCGTCGTCGCGCGCACGCGCGTCTCGAGCTTCGAGGCCGCAGCCGCCCTCGGCCTCGTGCGGCTCGGCGCCGACCTCGCCCTCGCCGCCGCGGAGCGCCGGGAGGGAACCCGCGTCTCCGCGCGCGCCTCGCCCGCGCTCGTCGCCCGCGGCGCGCACCTCGGGCGGGCCGCGAACCGCGCGGCGCGCGCGCTCGGCGCCGCCGCGCTTCCGGGCGAGGGCGCGCGCTTCGGGGGCGGCGGCCACGAGGCGGCCGCGGGCCTCAACGCGCCCGTTCCGGCGGAGGACGCCGTCGCCGCGTTCGAGCGCGAGATCTTCGCGGAGGTCTTCCTGTGA
- a CDS encoding putative metallopeptidase, whose product MTRRKPRAKYALEVAPDVQARIHDLVAKLALDHVDPNRIVCFRSRGSTARIYARIWSLPQIWQIALGVEAHYAIEVVEAFDRQSMDDQTRTLIHELMHIPKTFSGALVPHTCFGKRIDCASVEVLFRAYAASTPGAPPAPPTG is encoded by the coding sequence GTGACGCGGCGCAAGCCGCGCGCGAAGTACGCGCTCGAGGTCGCGCCCGACGTGCAGGCGCGCATCCACGACCTCGTCGCGAAGCTCGCGCTCGATCACGTCGACCCGAACCGCATCGTGTGCTTCCGCAGCCGCGGCTCGACGGCCCGCATCTACGCGCGCATCTGGAGCCTGCCGCAGATCTGGCAGATCGCGCTCGGCGTCGAGGCGCATTACGCGATCGAGGTCGTGGAGGCCTTCGACCGCCAATCGATGGACGACCAGACGAGGACGCTCATCCACGAGCTCATGCACATCCCGAAGACCTTCAGCGGGGCCCTCGTCCCCCACACGTGCTTCGGGAAGCGCATCGATTGCGCAAGCGTCGAGGTCCTGTTCCGGGCCTACGCGGCGTCGACCCCGGGCGCCCCGCCGGCGCCGCCGACGGGGTGA
- a CDS encoding DUF4242 domain-containing protein, which yields MPLYMDVHENVRGLTPEKIAEAHKRDLEKQGQYDVHYHKYWFNEKEGRVFCLVEAPSKEAAERVHREANGMVADRIYEIKEGL from the coding sequence ATGCCGCTCTACATGGACGTCCACGAGAACGTGCGCGGGCTCACCCCTGAGAAGATTGCGGAAGCCCACAAGCGCGACCTCGAGAAGCAGGGCCAGTACGACGTGCACTATCACAAATACTGGTTCAACGAGAAGGAGGGCCGCGTCTTCTGCCTCGTGGAGGCCCCGAGCAAGGAGGCCGCGGAGCGGGTGCACCGCGAGGCGAACGGGATGGTCGCCGACCGCATCTACGAGATCAAGGAAGGGCTCTGA
- the uppS gene encoding polyprenyl diphosphate synthase, with amino-acid sequence MGHAPFSDALGGAVAKAAEATLLKEIRQDPVPRHVAIIMDGNRRFAKVAGLDPLLGHEIGRDTLEKVLDWCLEVDVKVLTVYAFSTENFARAPEEVEKLMDLFETNFRKMADDARVHKHRIQVRAIGQTDTLPARVQAAIRYAEEKTAGYDAYRYNIAIAYGGRQEILRAVKAIAADAEAGRLRPDDVDEALISKYLYTGDLPDPDLILRTSGEERISNFLLWQLAYSELYFTDVYWPGFRKVDFLRAIRTYQQRKRRYGK; translated from the coding sequence ATGGGCCACGCCCCCTTCTCGGACGCCCTCGGCGGCGCCGTCGCCAAGGCCGCCGAGGCGACCCTCCTCAAGGAGATCCGGCAGGATCCCGTCCCCCGCCACGTCGCGATCATCATGGACGGGAACCGCCGCTTCGCGAAGGTCGCGGGCCTGGACCCCCTCCTCGGGCACGAGATCGGGCGGGACACGCTCGAAAAGGTCCTCGACTGGTGTCTCGAGGTCGACGTAAAGGTCCTCACGGTGTACGCCTTCTCGACCGAGAACTTCGCGCGCGCCCCCGAGGAGGTCGAGAAGCTCATGGACCTCTTCGAGACCAACTTCCGCAAGATGGCGGACGACGCGCGCGTGCACAAGCACCGGATCCAGGTGCGCGCGATCGGCCAGACCGACACGCTCCCGGCCCGCGTGCAGGCCGCGATCCGCTACGCCGAGGAGAAGACCGCGGGTTACGATGCGTACCGCTACAACATCGCGATCGCCTACGGCGGGCGGCAGGAGATCCTGCGCGCCGTCAAGGCGATCGCCGCCGACGCCGAGGCCGGACGCCTGCGCCCCGACGACGTCGACGAGGCCCTCATCTCGAAGTACCTCTACACGGGCGACCTGCCCGACCCCGACCTGATCCTGCGCACCTCCGGCGAGGAGCGGATCTCCAACTTCCTCCTCTGGCAGCTCGCGTACAGCGAGCTGTACTTCACCGACGTCTACTGGCCCGGCTTCCGCAAGGTGGACTTCCTGCGCGCGATCCGGACGTACCAGCAAAGGAAGCGACGGTACGGGAAGTAG
- a CDS encoding metal-dependent hydrolase — MDIIWRGHSFFELRTAQGHVILIDPYDQNGLTRARARDLDADLVLVTHGHADHVGATVEVDRPTVATFELAKLLHRAGVADVTGMNVGGSFTGLDGARIWMTFAAHTSAYEVGDPPWAYGGAPVGFVVDDGETRFYHAGDTGLFGDMRHVIRDVLRPDVAAVPIGDLYTMGPEHASIAVDWLGVETAIPMHYNTMPEIRQDAQAFARLVQDRARVVVPDVDERLRFEGGEPLLAAGRTKG; from the coding sequence ATGGACATCATCTGGCGCGGCCACAGCTTCTTCGAGCTGCGCACGGCGCAGGGCCACGTGATCCTCATCGATCCGTACGACCAGAACGGCCTCACGCGCGCGCGGGCGCGCGACCTCGACGCCGACCTCGTGCTCGTGACGCACGGCCACGCCGATCACGTCGGCGCGACGGTCGAGGTCGACCGGCCGACGGTCGCGACCTTCGAGCTCGCGAAGCTCCTTCACCGCGCGGGCGTCGCGGACGTCACGGGCATGAACGTGGGCGGGAGCTTCACGGGCCTCGACGGCGCGCGGATCTGGATGACGTTCGCCGCGCACACGAGCGCCTACGAGGTCGGCGATCCCCCGTGGGCGTACGGCGGGGCGCCCGTCGGGTTCGTCGTGGACGACGGCGAGACGAGGTTCTACCACGCAGGCGACACGGGTCTTTTCGGCGACATGCGGCACGTCATCCGCGACGTGCTCCGGCCCGATGTCGCGGCCGTGCCGATCGGCGACCTCTACACGATGGGCCCGGAGCACGCCTCGATCGCCGTCGACTGGCTCGGCGTGGAGACCGCGATCCCGATGCACTACAACACGATGCCCGAGATCCGGCAGGACGCGCAGGCCTTCGCGCGCCTCGTCCAGGACCGCGCGCGGGTCGTCGTCCCGGACGTCGACGAGCGCCTCCGGTTCGAGGGCGGGGAGCCTCTCCTCGCCGCCGGTCGCACGAAAGGTTAA
- the coaBC gene encoding bifunctional phosphopantothenoylcysteine decarboxylase/phosphopantothenate--cysteine ligase CoaBC, translating into MHPSDVIRGAASDLLAGKRVILGVSGSISAVRAVEVAREIIRHGADVIPVMTPSAERIIHPDALEFATGHRTITRLTGAVEHVDLKGDLMVVAPATGNTVAKIALGIDDTPVTTFATTHLGVAPVLIAPAMHGTMYENPFLVGHLERLRAAGVEVLDPVFEERKAKLADPVAIAEHAVRLAGPRTLKGRRVLVVAGSTEEPLDAMRVVSNRGTGAFGAALAREAFRLGAEVELWWGRASVEPPAWIPTKRFATVADLLTLAPEARRFDAVVMPAAVSDWAPAAPQRGKIPTSEGETVVRLAPTPKVAKAIRAAFDGALVTFKAESGLAPDALAARAREALAANGAAFVVANDVANAGRAEASVLVVDAKGVAPLAGPKDRVARGILDRLAKVLGGAA; encoded by the coding sequence ATGCACCCGAGCGACGTCATCCGCGGGGCCGCCTCGGACCTTCTCGCGGGGAAGCGCGTCATCCTCGGCGTCTCGGGCTCGATCAGCGCCGTGCGCGCGGTCGAGGTCGCGCGGGAGATCATCCGCCACGGCGCGGACGTCATTCCCGTGATGACGCCCTCCGCGGAGCGCATCATCCACCCGGACGCGCTCGAATTCGCGACGGGCCACAGGACGATCACACGCCTCACGGGCGCAGTCGAGCACGTGGACCTCAAGGGCGACCTCATGGTGGTCGCCCCCGCGACGGGCAACACCGTCGCGAAGATCGCGCTCGGCATCGACGACACGCCGGTCACCACGTTCGCGACGACGCACCTCGGCGTCGCGCCCGTCCTGATCGCGCCCGCGATGCACGGCACGATGTACGAGAACCCGTTCCTCGTCGGCCACCTCGAGCGCCTGAGGGCCGCGGGCGTCGAGGTCCTCGACCCCGTCTTCGAGGAGCGCAAGGCCAAGCTCGCGGACCCGGTCGCGATCGCGGAGCACGCGGTGCGCCTCGCCGGGCCGCGCACGCTCAAGGGCCGCCGCGTCCTCGTCGTCGCGGGAAGCACCGAGGAGCCGCTTGACGCGATGCGCGTGGTCTCGAACCGCGGCACGGGAGCCTTCGGCGCGGCCCTCGCGCGCGAGGCCTTCCGCCTCGGCGCCGAGGTCGAACTGTGGTGGGGTCGCGCGAGCGTCGAGCCGCCCGCGTGGATCCCGACGAAACGCTTCGCGACCGTCGCCGACCTCCTCACGCTCGCCCCCGAGGCGCGCCGCTTCGACGCGGTCGTCATGCCGGCCGCCGTCTCGGACTGGGCCCCGGCCGCGCCGCAGCGCGGCAAGATCCCGACTTCCGAGGGCGAAACCGTCGTGCGCCTCGCGCCGACGCCCAAGGTCGCGAAGGCCATCCGCGCGGCGTTCGACGGCGCGCTCGTGACGTTCAAGGCCGAAAGCGGCCTTGCGCCCGACGCCCTCGCGGCGAGGGCGCGCGAGGCCCTCGCCGCGAACGGCGCCGCGTTTGTCGTCGCGAACGACGTCGCGAACGCGGGGCGCGCCGAGGCGTCGGTGCTCGTCGTCGACGCGAAGGGGGTCGCGCCGCTTGCGGGCCCGAAGGACCGCGTCGCGCGCGGCATCCTCGACCGCCTCGCGAAGGTCCTCGGGGGCGCCGCGTGA
- the rtcA gene encoding RNA 3'-terminal phosphate cyclase encodes MRVVDGSQGEGGGQVLRVALALSAVARVPVRVVNVRGRRDPPGLKPQHVAAALAVAELCDGEIGGVHPGSTEVTLRPGLALASERSFRVGTAGSVALVLQAVLPVALASRERHVLRVEGGTDVPKAPSWTYVSRVLEPALDRLGARVAFSLERRGYVPVGRGVVTATVEPTPLDRVRLLDRGRLAGIEGVAHAHGLPRHVLSRATDAARDALASAGLAATFEEDHHRGPGIGMGFDLVARYASGAVLGASALGRRGYPAEEVGREAVATLLAEDATGAPVDEHLADQLPVLMAVAGGGAYRARRLSLHASTALDLVAAFGHRVERTEDASGVLVEIG; translated from the coding sequence GTGCGCGTTGTGGACGGATCGCAGGGGGAAGGCGGGGGGCAGGTGCTCCGCGTCGCCCTTGCGCTTTCGGCCGTTGCGCGCGTGCCGGTGCGCGTCGTGAATGTGCGCGGCCGACGCGACCCGCCCGGGCTCAAGCCGCAGCACGTCGCCGCGGCGCTCGCCGTCGCGGAGCTCTGCGACGGGGAGATCGGGGGCGTCCACCCCGGCTCGACGGAGGTGACGCTCCGGCCCGGCCTCGCGCTCGCAAGCGAGCGGAGCTTCAGGGTCGGGACCGCGGGGAGCGTCGCGCTCGTCCTCCAGGCGGTGCTCCCGGTCGCGCTCGCTTCGCGGGAGCGGCACGTCCTCCGGGTCGAAGGGGGCACCGACGTGCCGAAGGCGCCTTCGTGGACCTACGTGTCGCGGGTCCTCGAGCCCGCGCTCGACCGCCTCGGCGCGCGGGTCGCGTTCTCGCTCGAGCGCCGGGGTTACGTGCCCGTCGGCCGCGGCGTCGTGACCGCGACCGTCGAGCCGACGCCGCTCGACCGCGTCCGCCTTCTCGACCGCGGACGGCTTGCGGGGATCGAAGGCGTCGCGCACGCCCACGGCCTCCCGCGGCACGTCCTCTCGCGCGCGACGGACGCGGCCCGCGACGCGCTCGCGTCGGCGGGCCTCGCGGCGACGTTCGAGGAGGACCACCACCGCGGCCCGGGCATCGGCATGGGCTTCGACCTCGTCGCGCGCTACGCGAGCGGCGCCGTCCTCGGCGCGAGCGCGCTCGGCCGCCGCGGCTACCCGGCCGAGGAGGTCGGGCGGGAAGCGGTCGCGACGCTCCTTGCGGAGGACGCGACGGGTGCGCCCGTGGACGAGCATCTCGCGGACCAGCTTCCCGTCCTCATGGCCGTCGCGGGAGGCGGCGCCTATCGGGCCAGGCGGCTCTCGCTCCACGCTTCGACGGCGCTCGACCTCGTCGCGGCGTTCGGGCACCGCGTCGAGCGGACCGAAGACGCGTCGGGCGTGCTCGTCGAGATCGGCTGA
- a CDS encoding SAM-dependent methyltransferase, which produces MTLADRLRARIAREGPLRFDAYMEAALFDPEDGYYARGPAIGRAGDFATATNEPAFARCLARFARDVRARLGDPPGFRVIDAGGGTGALASALAAEGFAVGVVERAPGLAAAQRARGLDTRPAIGDFAPITGVVVANELLDAFPARRVEATAEGFVELGVGLDAAGRFVEVPLGPADAALAALVGDLPSGCRAEASPAALAWIADLSSALTRGVAIVLDYGGAAHEIRGEHLPRGTLRAYRQHAIVDPLADPGSADLTADVDFDAVAEAGRRAGFAVAGPVNQGSFLLGNGLVDEMEAARVSGDLEGLFAMRTLALPGGMGERFKVAGLARGMRAEGLSGFERPRPGPQRS; this is translated from the coding sequence GTGACCCTCGCGGACCGGCTCAGGGCGCGGATCGCGCGCGAGGGTCCGCTCCGCTTCGACGCGTACATGGAGGCCGCGCTCTTCGACCCCGAGGACGGATACTATGCGCGCGGCCCCGCGATCGGTCGCGCGGGCGACTTCGCGACGGCCACGAACGAGCCCGCCTTCGCGCGGTGCCTCGCGCGCTTCGCGCGCGACGTGCGCGCCCGCCTCGGCGACCCGCCGGGGTTCCGCGTGATCGACGCGGGCGGCGGCACCGGGGCGCTGGCCTCGGCGCTCGCGGCGGAGGGCTTCGCGGTGGGCGTCGTCGAGCGCGCTCCGGGCCTCGCGGCGGCCCAGCGCGCGCGCGGCCTCGACACGCGGCCCGCGATCGGCGACTTCGCGCCGATCACGGGGGTCGTCGTCGCGAACGAACTCCTCGACGCGTTCCCCGCGCGCCGCGTCGAGGCGACGGCGGAAGGGTTCGTCGAACTGGGCGTCGGCCTCGACGCCGCGGGCCGCTTCGTCGAGGTGCCGCTCGGGCCCGCCGACGCGGCCCTCGCCGCGCTCGTCGGCGATTTGCCTTCGGGCTGTCGCGCGGAGGCCTCGCCCGCAGCCCTCGCGTGGATCGCCGACCTTTCGAGCGCGCTCACGCGCGGCGTCGCGATCGTCCTCGATTACGGCGGCGCCGCGCACGAGATCCGCGGCGAGCACCTGCCGCGCGGGACGCTCCGCGCGTATCGGCAGCACGCGATCGTGGACCCGCTCGCCGACCCCGGCTCGGCGGACCTCACGGCCGACGTGGACTTCGACGCGGTGGCCGAAGCCGGCCGGCGCGCGGGCTTCGCGGTCGCGGGGCCCGTCAACCAGGGGTCGTTCCTCCTGGGGAACGGCCTCGTGGACGAGATGGAGGCGGCCCGCGTCTCGGGCGACCTCGAAGGCCTCTTCGCGATGCGGACCCTCGCCCTTCCCGGGGGCATGGGCGAACGCTTCAAGGTCGCAGGCCTTGCGCGGGGAATGAGGGCGGAGGGCCTCTCCGGGTTCGAGCGCCCTCGTCCGGGCCCACAACGGTCATGA
- a CDS encoding MBOAT family O-acyltransferase — MTAFGDLPYYALLAATILLVAVLRSNRLRVIGLLASSWIFFAVTGGGAFILLLATTIVDWRLGLAIAREGDARKRRALLVAGLVASLGTLVLVKYAGFFVRSLAIATGLPPEGVALPFDGLLPTLAISFYTFESVSYLVDVYRRELEPSTSFVEYATFIAFFPHLVAGPIVRPKQFLHQIHERIAFRSSNLAPGLSLIALGLVEKLVVADGLAPFVDAVFLKPGAWELSSAWVFLGVLAFGVQIYCDFAGYTHIALGSAKLLNLDLPENFDFPYLATSPRAFWRRWHITLSTWLRDYLYKPLGGSRNGSGRTVFALMATMALGGLWHGASWTFVLWGVLHGALLVADRFGSPALRARTSFVPRGLALAAGWFATQYAVFLGWLLFRAASLEDALYMARKYLFLDGFAWSLDGAPAGADLATAAPLIVGFVVVGLASAGLGGLAARLGAVRPAPWAAAMGALLLAVFALAPSDTVPFIYFQF; from the coding sequence GTGACCGCCTTCGGGGACCTTCCGTACTATGCGCTCCTCGCGGCGACCATCCTCCTTGTCGCGGTCCTCCGCTCGAACCGTCTCCGCGTCATCGGCCTTCTCGCGTCGAGCTGGATCTTCTTCGCGGTCACCGGCGGCGGCGCATTCATCCTTCTCCTCGCGACGACCATCGTCGACTGGCGCCTCGGCCTCGCGATCGCCCGCGAAGGCGATGCCCGCAAGCGCCGCGCGCTCCTCGTCGCGGGACTCGTCGCGAGCCTCGGGACGCTCGTCCTCGTGAAATACGCCGGGTTCTTCGTTCGGTCCCTCGCGATCGCGACCGGCCTCCCGCCGGAGGGCGTCGCGTTGCCGTTCGACGGCCTCCTCCCCACGCTCGCGATCTCCTTCTACACCTTCGAAAGCGTGAGCTACCTCGTCGACGTGTACCGCCGGGAACTCGAGCCGTCCACGTCGTTCGTCGAGTACGCGACGTTCATCGCCTTCTTCCCGCACCTCGTCGCGGGGCCGATCGTGCGGCCGAAGCAGTTCCTCCACCAGATCCACGAGCGCATCGCGTTCCGATCCTCGAACCTCGCGCCGGGCCTCTCGCTCATCGCGCTCGGCCTCGTCGAAAAGCTCGTCGTCGCGGACGGGCTCGCGCCGTTCGTCGACGCGGTCTTCCTCAAGCCCGGCGCGTGGGAGCTTTCGAGCGCGTGGGTGTTTCTCGGCGTCCTCGCCTTCGGCGTGCAGATCTATTGCGACTTCGCGGGCTACACGCACATCGCGCTCGGGAGCGCGAAGCTCCTCAACCTCGACCTTCCCGAGAATTTCGACTTCCCCTATCTCGCGACGAGTCCGCGCGCGTTCTGGCGGCGTTGGCACATCACGCTCTCGACGTGGTTGCGCGACTACCTCTACAAGCCGCTCGGAGGCAGTCGCAACGGCTCCGGTCGAACCGTGTTCGCGCTCATGGCGACGATGGCGCTCGGGGGCCTCTGGCACGGCGCGAGCTGGACGTTCGTGCTCTGGGGCGTCCTCCACGGCGCGCTCCTCGTGGCCGACCGCTTCGGAAGTCCCGCGCTTCGCGCGAGGACCTCCTTCGTTCCGCGCGGCCTCGCCCTCGCCGCGGGATGGTTCGCGACGCAGTACGCAGTCTTCCTCGGTTGGCTCCTCTTCCGCGCCGCGAGCCTGGAGGACGCGCTCTACATGGCCCGCAAGTATCTCTTCCTCGACGGATTCGCCTGGAGCCTCGACGGGGCGCCGGCAGGCGCCGACCTCGCGACGGCGGCGCCGCTCATTGTCGGATTCGTCGTCGTCGGGCTCGCGAGCGCGGGCCTCGGCGGCCTCGCCGCGCGTCTCGGGGCGGTCAGGCCGGCGCCGTGGGCGGCGGCCATGGGCGCCCTGCTCCTCGCGGTGTTCGCGCTCGCGCCGAGCGACACCGTGCCGTTCATCTACTTCCAGTTCTGA
- a CDS encoding citrate synthase — MPPGKGGLEGIVVGKTSLSAIDGQAGRLSYRGYDIHDLAAHATFEETAHLLWHGRLPKRDELSDLRARLAAERAIPTDFLPFLKNIAGRASPMEALRTATSALASYDGDRDRNEPQANLRKAIRLTAKYATIIAAYHQLRTGHDPIPPRADLSHAANFLYMLQGKEPDPEIARDFDVCLVLHVDHGFNASTFSARVTASTLSDMHSAITSAVGTLKGPLHGGANEAVMHMLEDIGSADRARDYVRTKLTEHAKIPGFGHRIYKTLDPRAVHLKDMSERLGRRSGNLRWYEMSTAIQKVMKEEKGLDANVDFYSASTYHSMGIPTDLFTPIFALARVAGWTAHVMEQLGDNRLIRPDAEYVGPVDQHYAPLEKR, encoded by the coding sequence ATGCCTCCCGGAAAAGGCGGACTCGAGGGCATCGTCGTCGGCAAGACCTCGCTGAGCGCCATCGACGGCCAGGCCGGGCGGCTCTCCTACCGCGGCTACGACATCCACGATCTCGCGGCGCACGCGACGTTCGAGGAGACGGCGCACCTTCTCTGGCACGGCCGGCTCCCGAAGCGCGACGAGCTCTCCGACCTCCGCGCGCGCCTCGCGGCGGAGCGCGCGATCCCCACGGACTTCCTCCCGTTCCTCAAGAACATCGCCGGCCGGGCCTCGCCCATGGAGGCGCTGCGAACCGCGACGAGCGCCCTCGCGTCCTATGACGGCGACCGGGACCGCAACGAGCCGCAGGCGAACCTGCGCAAGGCGATCCGGCTCACGGCGAAGTACGCGACCATCATCGCGGCGTACCACCAGCTCCGCACGGGGCACGATCCCATCCCGCCCCGCGCCGACCTCAGCCACGCGGCGAACTTCCTCTACATGCTCCAGGGCAAGGAGCCCGACCCGGAGATCGCGCGCGACTTCGACGTCTGCCTCGTCCTCCACGTCGACCATGGGTTTAACGCCTCGACGTTCAGCGCCCGCGTCACGGCCTCCACGCTCTCCGACATGCATTCGGCGATCACGAGCGCGGTCGGGACGCTCAAGGGCCCCCTCCACGGAGGCGCGAACGAGGCCGTGATGCACATGCTCGAGGACATCGGGTCCGCGGACCGGGCGCGCGACTACGTGCGCACGAAGCTCACGGAGCACGCGAAGATCCCCGGCTTCGGTCACCGCATCTACAAAACCCTCGACCCGCGCGCGGTCCACCTCAAGGACATGAGCGAGCGCCTCGGGCGACGCTCCGGGAACCTGCGCTGGTACGAGATGTCCACCGCGATCCAGAAGGTCATGAAGGAGGAGAAGGGCCTCGACGCGAACGTCGACTTCTACTCCGCCTCGACCTACCACAGCATGGGCATCCCCACGGACCTGTTCACCCCCATCTTCGCGCTCGCGCGCGTCGCCGGGTGGACGGCCCACGTGATGGAGCAGCTCGGCGACAACCGCCTCATCCGTCCCGACGCCGAATACGTCGGACCGGTCGATCAGCACTACGCCCCGCTCGAGAAGCGGTGA